The Acetivibrio saccincola genome window below encodes:
- a CDS encoding L,D-transpeptidase, with the protein MVCATGKNNSPTIRGTYKIQDRGTWFYSHRLGSGAKYWVRFSGDYLFHSISMDINQNIIDDTLGKRASAGCVRLSLEDSKWFYDYVSQGTTVFIN; encoded by the coding sequence ATGGTTTGTGCAACAGGAAAAAATAATTCTCCGACTATAAGAGGTACATATAAAATCCAGGACAGAGGTACTTGGTTTTACTCACACAGATTAGGAAGCGGGGCAAAATACTGGGTAAGATTTTCTGGAGATTATCTTTTTCACAGTATATCAATGGATATTAATCAAAATATTATAGACGATACACTGGGAAAAAGGGCTTCAGCAGGATGTGTCAGGCTTTCTCTGGAAGATAGTAAATGGTTTTATGATTATGTATCTCAAGGAACTACTGTATTTATAAATTAA
- a CDS encoding SH3 domain-containing protein: protein MKKTFKVSFIIFFIVFLLLALNVNANESENSDVFYKDSIKFSDENGKFLLESDLYKFIYKYGLPGIMSKRIINPVIVIAKEHDFVLSNKNIAGSVQISTYEEEKDTQEEGTATDAINETERILSLVKESTVYGEIIEDTNYYQHRGSGLIGTFLKGETVEILRDYSEIWYQVKSGDKVGWVRETALSIPEEPKTNEHRMTKEEIEFFVNHIGLSSDTHYLVWVDIDRQLTHVFLGTKGK from the coding sequence TTTAAAGTCAGCTTCATTATTTTTTTCATTGTATTTTTATTGCTTGCTTTAAATGTTAATGCAAATGAAAGTGAAAATTCAGATGTTTTCTATAAAGATTCAATTAAATTTAGTGATGAAAACGGAAAATTTTTATTAGAGTCTGATTTGTATAAATTTATCTATAAATATGGTCTTCCAGGTATTATGAGCAAAAGAATCATAAATCCGGTTATTGTTATTGCAAAGGAACATGATTTTGTGTTATCAAATAAAAATATTGCCGGCAGCGTACAAATAAGCACATATGAAGAAGAAAAAGATACGCAGGAAGAAGGAACGGCAACTGATGCAATTAATGAAACAGAAAGAATTTTATCTTTAGTTAAAGAATCCACAGTATATGGGGAGATTATTGAAGATACAAATTATTATCAACATCGTGGAAGCGGCCTTATTGGAACATTTCTAAAGGGAGAAACAGTAGAAATTTTAAGAGATTACAGTGAAATATGGTATCAGGTAAAATCAGGAGATAAGGTAGGATGGGTGAGAGAAACAGCATTGAGTATTCCGGAAGAACCCAAAACAAATGAACATAGGATGACGAAAGAAGAAATAGAATTTTTTGTAAACCATATTGGACTTTCAAGCGATACCCACTACCTTGTATGGGTTGATATTGACAGACAGTTAACCCATGTTTTTCTTGGTACTAAAGGAAAGTGA